A single Marinitoga aeolica DNA region contains:
- a CDS encoding BMP family lipoprotein: MKKAVLLVLLMALVVSSFAFKVIMVSDVGGLGDKSFNDGTWAGILKAKDKYGIDVQVIQSKEQSDYVDNLSNAAKEADVVIAVGFMMSNALFDVAPQYPATKFIGIDIAPPEGGKVPKNVQLYLFKEQESAFFVGYLAAAMTKTGKVGFIGGIAIPPVERFRYGYIAGVKAYNDIYGENVEVVVGYTESFTDAAKGKSMALAQYAEGADIIFAAAGACGNGVIDAAKEKSLKLYGIDANADLATVIDKYFEKGEGYFAIGVDSDQDYMAPGYVLASALKRVDNASYYGVRDAYRNRFKGGLQVLGALEDGVSLSQMKYTKGLVPARILAEIEYLNYAIKSGLLIVPDNENDLNNFSADIEFPF; the protein is encoded by the coding sequence ATGAAGAAAGCTGTACTTTTAGTTTTATTGATGGCATTAGTAGTTTCTTCATTTGCATTCAAGGTTATTATGGTATCTGACGTAGGGGGTTTAGGTGACAAATCATTTAACGATGGAACATGGGCAGGAATTTTAAAAGCAAAAGATAAATATGGTATTGATGTTCAGGTTATTCAATCAAAAGAACAAAGTGACTATGTTGACAATTTATCTAACGCTGCAAAAGAAGCCGACGTTGTTATTGCTGTTGGATTCATGATGAGTAATGCTTTATTTGACGTTGCACCACAATATCCAGCAACAAAATTTATTGGTATTGATATTGCTCCTCCAGAAGGCGGAAAAGTTCCTAAAAATGTTCAATTATATTTATTTAAAGAACAAGAATCAGCATTCTTTGTAGGATACTTAGCAGCAGCTATGACAAAAACAGGAAAAGTTGGTTTCATTGGTGGTATTGCTATTCCTCCAGTTGAAAGATTTAGATATGGTTACATTGCTGGTGTAAAGGCTTATAATGATATTTATGGTGAAAATGTAGAAGTTGTTGTAGGATATACAGAATCATTCACTGATGCAGCAAAAGGTAAATCAATGGCATTAGCACAATATGCTGAAGGTGCAGATATTATTTTTGCAGCAGCTGGTGCTTGTGGAAATGGTGTTATTGATGCAGCAAAAGAAAAATCATTAAAATTATACGGAATTGATGCAAACGCAGATTTAGCTACAGTTATCGACAAATACTTTGAAAAAGGCGAAGGTTACTTTGCAATTGGTGTTGACTCAGATCAAGATTACATGGCTCCAGGTTATGTATTAGCAAGTGCTTTAAAAAGAGTTGACAATGCATCATATTATGGTGTAAGGGATGCATACAGAAACAGATTCAAAGGTGGATTACAAGTATTAGGTGCATTAGAAGATGGTGTAAGTTTATCTCAAATGAAATATACAAAAGGTTTAGTTCCTGCAAGAATATTAGCTGAAATCGAATACTTAAATTATGCAATCAAATCTGGATTATTAATTGTTCCTGACAATGAAAATGATTTAAATAATTTCTCAGCAGATATTGAATTTCCATTCTAA
- a CDS encoding ABC transporter ATP-binding protein, with protein sequence MKDIVKQFPKVLANDHVNFLVKKGEVHSIIGENGAGKSTLMNQLYGLYTPTSGDIYIFGEKKVFKGPGDAIRAGIGMVHQHFMLVDTLTVAENIVLGSEPKNGMVFDLKRARKEVKELSERYGLFVDVDAKIEDIPVGMQQRVEILKTIYRGAEILILDEPTAVLTPQETEELFGIIRKLKEDGKTIIFISHKLHEVMEISDNITVMRLGKVTGNVAAKDTNARELANMMVGREVVLRVEKSEKTPGNIAVEIDNLWVKDNRNLDAVRGISFKIRKGEVLGVAGVAGNGQTELVEALTGLRKIEKGKYIYNGEDVTKKTVRELRERNIGHIPEDRYKYAMVKEYPNYYNLILGKHYKEPFAKNGFLNHKVINKNAELLIKRFDVRPADGTIPTGNLSGGNQQKVVIAREVSFNPEFIVIAQPTRGLDVGAIEYVHKEILNLREKDVAVLLVSMELEEVLSLSDRIIVMYEGEIMGEVKPDEVTIEELGLMMAGHKLEDIKLEEKLAHGGDPIEK encoded by the coding sequence ATGAAAGATATTGTAAAGCAATTCCCAAAAGTTTTAGCTAATGATCATGTTAATTTTTTAGTTAAAAAGGGAGAAGTCCACTCAATTATAGGTGAAAATGGTGCCGGAAAATCTACTCTTATGAATCAATTATATGGATTATACACACCAACATCAGGAGACATTTACATTTTCGGTGAAAAAAAAGTATTTAAAGGTCCTGGTGATGCAATTAGAGCTGGTATTGGTATGGTTCACCAACATTTTATGTTAGTTGATACATTAACAGTTGCGGAAAATATTGTTCTAGGTTCAGAACCGAAAAATGGTATGGTTTTTGATCTTAAAAGAGCTAGAAAAGAGGTTAAAGAACTTTCAGAAAGATACGGTTTGTTTGTTGATGTTGATGCAAAAATTGAAGATATTCCTGTTGGAATGCAACAAAGAGTTGAGATATTAAAAACCATATATAGAGGTGCTGAAATTCTTATTTTAGATGAGCCTACTGCTGTTTTAACTCCTCAAGAAACTGAAGAACTATTTGGAATTATTAGAAAACTAAAAGAAGATGGAAAAACAATTATATTTATTTCGCACAAACTACATGAAGTTATGGAAATAAGTGACAATATTACTGTTATGAGATTAGGTAAGGTTACCGGTAATGTTGCTGCTAAAGATACAAATGCGAGAGAATTAGCAAACATGATGGTTGGTAGAGAAGTTGTATTAAGAGTCGAAAAAAGTGAAAAAACACCTGGCAATATTGCTGTTGAAATTGATAATTTATGGGTAAAAGACAACAGAAACTTAGATGCTGTAAGAGGTATCAGTTTTAAAATAAGAAAAGGTGAAGTTTTAGGCGTTGCTGGTGTTGCCGGTAACGGACAAACTGAATTAGTAGAAGCCTTAACAGGTTTAAGAAAAATAGAAAAAGGTAAATATATATATAATGGTGAGGATGTCACTAAAAAAACTGTTAGAGAATTAAGGGAAAGAAATATAGGACATATTCCAGAAGATAGGTACAAATATGCCATGGTAAAAGAGTACCCTAATTATTATAATTTAATTCTTGGAAAACATTATAAAGAACCTTTTGCAAAAAATGGCTTTTTGAACCATAAAGTTATCAATAAAAATGCAGAATTATTGATAAAAAGATTTGATGTAAGACCTGCTGATGGAACTATCCCAACTGGTAATTTATCAGGAGGTAATCAACAAAAAGTTGTTATTGCAAGAGAAGTAAGCTTTAATCCAGAATTCATTGTTATTGCCCAACCTACACGTGGATTAGACGTTGGAGCAATTGAGTATGTTCACAAAGAAATATTAAATTTAAGAGAGAAAGATGTTGCGGTATTATTGGTGTCAATGGAATTAGAGGAAGTTTTATCTCTTTCTGATAGAATAATTGTAATGTACGAAGGAGAAATAATGGGTGAAGTAAAACCAGATGAAGTAACAATCGAAGAACTTGGATTAATGATGGCTGGACATAAATTAGAAGATATCAAACTTGAAGAAAAGTTGGCACATGGAGGGGATCCAATTGAAAAATAA
- a CDS encoding ABC transporter permease, whose protein sequence is MNIFQAVFYSFSTPIFYKLMLMSATPLIFAALGGVFSEVTGVTNIALEGIMKIGAFTAVVFTFYTGNPWLGLLGAIIAGVMLAWLHAYVSIRWSADQIVSATALILIASGLSAFLMEPIFGHSGQTDFVAKIPKVKLAFMKDVPFFGQIFDEMSIFVYLAFIAVALSWFLIYKTPLGLRMRAVGENPKSADTLGVNVFKIRYFGVLMSGVLAAFAGAYLSIGELGQFQENMPSGKGFIALAAMILGNWNPVGAMWAALLFGASDALNIQLQSILDIPPEMKALLNLLPFVITIIVVSGFVGKTRPPAADGVPYEKE, encoded by the coding sequence ATGAATATATTCCAGGCTGTTTTTTATAGTTTCTCAACTCCAATTTTTTATAAATTAATGTTGATGAGTGCTACTCCATTGATTTTTGCAGCTCTTGGTGGCGTTTTCAGTGAAGTCACTGGTGTAACAAATATTGCTTTAGAAGGTATTATGAAAATTGGTGCCTTTACAGCTGTTGTTTTTACATTTTATACAGGTAATCCCTGGTTAGGACTTTTGGGTGCTATTATAGCTGGTGTAATGTTAGCCTGGTTACACGCATATGTTTCCATTAGATGGAGTGCTGACCAAATTGTTAGTGCAACTGCTTTAATTCTTATTGCAAGTGGTTTATCTGCGTTTTTAATGGAACCAATATTTGGTCATTCTGGACAAACAGACTTTGTTGCTAAAATTCCAAAAGTTAAGTTGGCTTTTATGAAAGATGTTCCATTTTTTGGTCAAATTTTTGATGAAATGAGTATATTTGTTTATCTAGCATTTATAGCTGTTGCATTAAGTTGGTTCTTAATATATAAAACACCTTTAGGATTAAGAATGAGAGCTGTTGGTGAAAATCCTAAATCAGCTGATACATTAGGTGTTAATGTTTTTAAAATTAGATATTTTGGTGTATTAATGAGTGGTGTTTTAGCTGCTTTTGCAGGTGCTTATTTAAGTATTGGAGAATTAGGTCAATTCCAGGAAAATATGCCAAGTGGTAAGGGTTTTATTGCATTAGCCGCTATGATTCTTGGTAACTGGAATCCAGTAGGTGCAATGTGGGCTGCTTTACTATTTGGCGCATCTGATGCTTTAAATATTCAATTACAATCTATTCTTGATATACCACCAGAAATGAAAGCTTTACTTAACTTATTACCATTTGTAATTACAATAATTGTTGTTAGTGGATTTGTCGGTAAAACAAGACCACCAGCAGCAGATGGTGTCCCATACGAAAAAGAATAA
- a CDS encoding ABC transporter permease → MNILVPVTSVIIALFIAGIVILLIGKNPLSAYWVMLQGAFGSKAALAANISKMMSLVLTGLAVGFGFRAGIFNIGAEGQLMMGAIFSTIVGLNLGGVSPVFAIPITMLAGILGGAFWASIAGYLKATTGAHEVITTIMLNWIAVYLTNYFVAGPLAVGQGVPKSPEIAQSAQLPPLMTVQATTLPSGIIVSIVAAILVYILLEKTTTGYELKAVGFNPYAAEAGAISLSKNIVLTMAISGALAGLAGSMEVMAIHHRIFGDFSGGKGFDGISIALIGQNNPIGIIFAAFLISSLRTGSNAMQFAKVPDDIVTIIQGIIIFLVAADRIVRTFILKFSSPKGGESK, encoded by the coding sequence ATGAATATTTTAGTACCTGTTACTTCTGTAATAATAGCTTTATTTATTGCTGGAATTGTTATACTTTTAATAGGTAAAAATCCTTTAAGTGCTTATTGGGTAATGTTACAGGGTGCTTTTGGCAGTAAAGCTGCCTTGGCTGCTAATATTTCCAAAATGATGTCACTTGTCTTAACAGGTTTAGCTGTTGGATTTGGTTTTAGAGCAGGAATCTTTAATATAGGTGCTGAAGGTCAGTTGATGATGGGAGCGATTTTTTCAACAATCGTTGGTCTTAATTTAGGAGGAGTTTCACCTGTATTTGCTATACCTATTACAATGTTAGCTGGTATCCTCGGTGGTGCTTTTTGGGCTTCTATTGCAGGTTATCTAAAAGCTACAACTGGTGCTCATGAAGTTATTACAACAATAATGCTTAACTGGATAGCTGTTTATTTAACAAATTATTTTGTAGCTGGCCCATTAGCTGTAGGTCAAGGAGTTCCTAAATCACCAGAAATAGCACAAAGTGCTCAACTACCACCTTTAATGACTGTACAAGCTACAACATTACCTTCAGGTATTATTGTTTCAATTGTAGCTGCAATATTAGTTTATATATTGTTAGAAAAAACAACAACTGGTTATGAACTTAAAGCCGTAGGATTTAATCCTTATGCTGCTGAAGCAGGAGCAATATCTTTAAGTAAAAATATTGTTTTAACTATGGCTATTAGTGGTGCTTTAGCAGGATTGGCTGGATCGATGGAAGTTATGGCAATTCATCATAGAATTTTTGGTGATTTTAGTGGTGGTAAAGGTTTTGATGGTATTTCTATTGCTTTAATTGGTCAAAATAATCCTATTGGTATTATCTTTGCTGCATTTTTGATTTCTTCTTTAAGAACAGGCTCAAATGCAATGCAATTTGCTAAAGTTCCAGATGATATTGTTACTATAATTCAAGGTATTATTATATTCCTTGTTGCTGCTGATAGAATAGTTAGAACCTTTATATTGAAATTTTCATCTCCTAAAGGTGGTGAATCTAAATGA